The genome window GCACCCCGCTTTTCGATCAAGCGTTCCGGCTAGAAATGGCGAAAACAACCAGGCGAGTCAGCGAAGTAGGCAAAGCGAAGCGTTTGAAAATCATTCATGCGCTGAAGCGCACGCAGGGTCTTTCGATCGCCGAGCTTACGGAACGCATGCACCTCAGTTATATGGGAGTAAAGCAGCACTGCGAGGAACTTGAGCGTCAGGGCGTGGTCGATACCTGGCGGCGTCCCAAGGGCGTCGGCCGCCCGGAATTGGTTTACCGGCTGACGCGCAAGGCACAATCCTACTTCCCGCAAACGGGCCAGACGATAACGATCGAATTGCTGGAAGCTTCGAAACGCCTCTACGGGCCGAGTGCCCCAGAGAAATTGCTGTTCGCGCTGTTTACGATCAAGGCCGAAATGTACGTTAAAAACCTCATGGGCACTGACCTCCCCAGCCGGGTGGCGGCCGTGGCGAAATTGCGGGAAGCGGAAGGGTTCCTGTCCGAAG of Verrucomicrobiota bacterium contains these proteins:
- a CDS encoding winged helix-turn-helix transcriptional regulator; this translates as MKIIHALKRTQGLSIAELTERMHLSYMGVKQHCEELERQGVVDTWRRPKGVGRPELVYRLTRKAQSYFPQTGQTITIELLEASKRLYGPSAPEKLLFALFTIKAEMYVKNLMGTDLPSRVAAVAKLREAEGFLSEANPEPDLALIDYHCPIAELVEAFPLVRRLEKEMLERVLGVPLDRQEKTSSGLYECRFTPLAA